One genomic segment of Erythrolamprus reginae isolate rEryReg1 chromosome 2, rEryReg1.hap1, whole genome shotgun sequence includes these proteins:
- the LOC139158496 gene encoding actin, cytoplasmic-like encodes MSHHKKAMSPGPAGHRPGSRAPASTSKSSPSHKYKDYAAVVIDTGTGYTKSGLAGDEKPRSIVPSIVGVPRFRTKESPLYYIGKSIPQRRAEVSTHLVMTHGVVTDWDALEMLWHHIFYNELSVCPEELAVLVTDAPMSPTTNREKMAELLFENFEVPAMFVANQSLLSVYSYGRTGGLVIGSGYGTSYTAPVHDGYILPHATYRLDIAGNALTEYLAKIMGESGNPFQKEEMEVVCQIKEKCCYIPEQYEAELNADEKKYLMDYTLPDRQVISIGSERFRCPEVLFNPTMLGYPEVGLHVQALNSVQKCKPERQADLLSNVLLAGGTTMLRGFSERIKKELQNLEPEGKVGILASPNRTFSAWLGGSIVASLNAFQNVWINRQAYDEKGPFIVHRHCF; translated from the coding sequence ATGAGCCACCACAAAAAAGCTATGAGCCCTGGTCCTGCAGGACACAGGCCTGGTTCAAGGGCTCCTGCCTCGACTTCCAAATCAAGCCCCTCGCACAAGTACAAGGACTATGCTGCTGTTGTGATCGATACGGGCACTGGCTACACCAAGAGTGGCCTTGCTGGAGATGAAAAGCCAAGATCCATTGTGCCAAGTATTGTGGGGGTGCCCAGGTTCAGGACGAAGGAAAGTCCATTGTACTACATTGGAAAGAGCATTCCACAACGACGTGCAGAGGTGAGCACACATTTGGTAATGACTCATGGCGTGGTCACTGATTGGGATGCTCTGGAGATGCTGTGGCACCATATATTTTACAATGAGCTCAGTGTATGCCCTGAAGAGCTGGCTGTGCTTGTTACAGATGCTCCTATGTCTCCGACTACCAACCGTGAAAAGATGGCTGAACTGTTGTTTGAGAACTTTGAAGTTCCAGCCATGTTTGTTGCTAATCAGTCACTTTTGTCAGTTTACTCATATGGACGTACGGGTGGGCTAGTGATTGGTTCCGGCTATGGAACGTCCTATACTGCTCCTGTCCATGATGGATATATCTTGCCACATGCCACCTATCGCCTGGACATAGCAGGCAATGCTCTGACAGAGTATTTGGCCAAGATTATGGGAGAATCTGGGAACCCTTTTcaaaaggaagaaatggaagtgGTGTGCCAGATCAAGGAGAAGTGCTGTTACATCCCTGAACAGTATGAGGCTGAGCTAAATGCAGATGAGAAAAAATATCTCATGGACTACACTCTTCCGGACAGGCAGGTCATTTCTATTGGCAGCGAACGCTTTCGCTGCCCAGAAGTCCTCTTCAATCCTACCATGCTAGGCTACCCAGAAGTGGGACTCCATGTCCAAGCACTAAACAGTGTTCAAAAATGCAAGCCAGAACGACAGGCAGACCTGCTTTCCAATGTCCTCCTTGCTGGTGGCACCACTATGCTGCGCGGCTTTTCCGAAAGAATTAAGAAGGAGCTGCAAAACCTGGAGCCCGAGGGCAAAGTGGGCATCTTAGCTTCTCCTAATCGCACCTTCTCTGCCTGGCTGGGTGGCTCCATTGTAGCCTCACTCAATGCTTTCCAAAATGTGTGGATCAACCGACAGGCCTACGATGAGAAGGGACCGTTCATTGTCCATCGCCACTGTTTCTGA